In Candidatus Bathyarchaeia archaeon, a genomic segment contains:
- a CDS encoding non-heme iron oxygenase ferredoxin subunit — protein MSEFVRVASTGEIPEGKMKKVIVGSQQILVSNVNGRYYAIGNVCTHMGGPLDQGFLAGHEVQCPWHGSHFDVTSGEVKRGPAFRPEPVYEVKIESGNILIRQKQ, from the coding sequence GTGTCTGAATTCGTCCGTGTAGCCTCGACGGGTGAGATTCCTGAAGGAAAAATGAAGAAGGTCATAGTCGGCAGTCAACAGATTCTTGTTTCGAACGTGAACGGCAGGTATTACGCTATTGGAAACGTCTGCACCCACATGGGTGGACCATTGGACCAAGGTTTCCTCGCGGGTCATGAGGTGCAGTGTCCTTGGCACGGTTCCCATTTCGATGTCACCAGTGGCGAAGTAAAGAGAGGTCCTGCCTTTAGGCCGGAGCCGGTCTATGAGGTCAAGATCGAAAGTGGTAATATTCTGATAAGACAGAAGCAATAG
- a CDS encoding DUF996 domain-containing protein, producing the protein MGSLSSAKTLGGVGGILVFIPFVSLVGWILILLATKEISEAVQDKSIFDDALLAAITAIIGAVVFVAFIISGEIGGLFSLGFGFPGLLFFGILGAFWVSTIISAIFLKRSYEKISQRLNVSAFATAGLLYLIGAALTIVFVGFLIILIALIFQIVAYFSINDRPPSPGWGQPAPQTFAPSPAPPQPATGMQPQPSVESKFCFKCGAKLPGAATFCTSCGAKQQ; encoded by the coding sequence ATGGGATCTTTGTCATCGGCCAAGACCCTCGGCGGAGTGGGTGGGATCCTCGTCTTCATCCCCTTCGTCAGCCTTGTCGGCTGGATACTGATTCTTCTGGCGACGAAGGAAATATCCGAAGCGGTTCAAGACAAGAGTATCTTCGACGACGCTCTTCTCGCCGCCATAACCGCCATTATTGGAGCAGTCGTTTTTGTCGCGTTTATCATCTCGGGGGAAATTGGCGGCCTGTTTTCGCTTGGTTTCGGGTTTCCCGGACTTCTGTTCTTTGGCATACTCGGAGCGTTTTGGGTCTCCACGATCATATCTGCGATCTTTCTCAAGCGATCCTACGAGAAGATATCACAGCGGCTGAACGTGAGCGCGTTCGCAACCGCCGGCTTGCTGTACCTTATTGGAGCAGCGCTCACAATCGTGTTCGTAGGCTTCCTGATCATCTTAATTGCTCTAATTTTCCAAATCGTCGCATACTTCTCCATCAATGACCGGCCCCCATCGCCTGGCTGGGGTCAACCTGCCCCGCAGACTTTCGCGCCCTCTCCGGCTCCACCGCAACCAGCGACCGGAATGCAACCACAGCCTTCGGTCGAGTCGAAATTCTGTTTCAAGTGTGGTGCTAAGCTCCCCGGTGCCGCGACGTTCTGTACCAGCTGTGGCGCAAAGCAGCAGTAG
- a CDS encoding ABC transporter permease: protein MRSRIYTIINGHFKSGYRSKSNIFWTIAFPLLLIVLFGAIFGNGSTKFDLYLQNQDLTGNVPTALSQGYVNVLNQTGAFNLHVIPAEQPNPLTFVKEDAQQHNRGQRLLVIPLGFNATLMSGKNATIQLYMDQSDQASASLAGIVHSVTISYAAAIANAPNHLILQQVGIVTKNVRYIDFFIPGVIGMTLLTTGVFGAVNTNGRYRELKIIKKLATTPLSKIEWILGMVGYQMILATISLVVILFFGYAIFGVTATIDIYTVGLVVAAALLFPGIGMVLANFVKEAESADAAANAITFPMMFLAGTFWPRETLPDIMKIIANFMPLTYVNDGLRDALIYAQPAQALTNTIIALGLAAFFIVLGSILMNWKEE from the coding sequence ATGAGGAGCCGAATCTACACAATCATCAATGGACACTTCAAGAGCGGGTACCGCAGCAAGAGCAACATATTTTGGACCATCGCCTTCCCACTACTCCTCATCGTCCTCTTCGGAGCGATCTTCGGCAACGGAAGCACCAAGTTCGACCTATACCTCCAGAACCAGGACCTGACCGGTAATGTGCCCACAGCTCTCTCTCAAGGCTACGTCAACGTGCTGAACCAAACCGGAGCGTTCAACCTTCACGTGATCCCAGCTGAGCAACCAAACCCGCTGACATTTGTGAAAGAGGACGCTCAGCAACATAATCGCGGACAGAGATTGCTGGTCATACCGCTAGGTTTCAATGCCACCCTGATGAGCGGAAAGAATGCGACCATTCAGCTCTACATGGATCAGAGCGATCAAGCGTCCGCGTCGCTCGCGGGAATAGTGCACTCGGTAACCATTTCGTACGCAGCCGCAATTGCTAACGCGCCTAACCACCTAATTCTCCAACAAGTCGGAATCGTAACGAAGAATGTCCGCTACATCGACTTCTTCATCCCTGGAGTAATCGGGATGACCCTTCTCACAACCGGAGTCTTCGGCGCCGTGAACACCAATGGCAGATACCGAGAGCTGAAAATTATCAAGAAACTCGCGACTACACCGCTGAGCAAGATCGAATGGATTCTCGGCATGGTTGGCTACCAGATGATCCTGGCTACAATATCACTTGTCGTTATCCTCTTCTTCGGCTATGCCATCTTTGGCGTGACAGCGACTATCGACATCTACACGGTAGGGTTGGTAGTTGCGGCCGCCCTTCTCTTCCCGGGCATCGGCATGGTCCTCGCAAATTTCGTGAAGGAGGCTGAGAGCGCGGATGCGGCTGCGAACGCGATAACTTTCCCCATGATGTTCTTGGCTGGAACCTTCTGGCCCCGCGAGACACTGCCCGATATCATGAAGATCATAGCCAACTTCATGCCACTAACCTATGTCAACGACGGACTAAGAGACGCACTCATCTACGCGCAACCTGCCCAGGCTTTGACAAACACGATCATCGCCCTAGGTCTCGCAGCCTTCTTCATCGTGCTCGGCAGCATACTGATGAACTGGAAAGAAGAATAA
- a CDS encoding ABC transporter ATP-binding protein, with amino-acid sequence MSDNLPAPPPGQSDKVVQVDKLSKKYGDNVAVNDISFSLTKGEIFAFLGPNGAGKTTTVEILECLRNPTGGQARVLGYDVSKRSDQAEIRKRIGVLPQDFNAIDRLTVRENINYFGAMFKHQLDADKLIELVDLKDKRDEQFKSLSGGLKQRVGLAVSLVNDPDVVFLDEPTTGLDPRARRDVWGVVERLKSQGKTVFLTTHYMDEAEFLADIVSIIDHGQIIASGTPDQLIDSHGGKKTLIIREAGEQGLKQLPPGLPKAELRNAGDIAIPLNNGELTNILMSLGQTPLHDKEIEVRRPTLDDVFLNLTGRRVSEEGN; translated from the coding sequence ATGAGCGACAACCTTCCCGCGCCTCCGCCTGGACAATCTGACAAGGTCGTACAGGTGGACAAGCTTTCCAAGAAATACGGTGACAATGTCGCTGTCAACGACATATCATTCAGCCTGACGAAAGGAGAAATCTTCGCATTTCTCGGCCCAAACGGCGCCGGAAAAACTACGACAGTAGAGATCCTAGAATGCCTTCGAAACCCGACCGGCGGTCAAGCACGAGTGCTTGGATATGACGTAAGCAAACGTTCTGATCAGGCAGAGATCAGAAAACGAATAGGGGTCCTACCGCAGGACTTCAATGCGATCGATCGTCTTACTGTCCGAGAGAATATCAACTACTTCGGAGCGATGTTCAAACACCAACTCGACGCGGACAAACTCATCGAGTTAGTAGATCTCAAGGATAAGCGGGACGAACAATTCAAGAGCTTGTCTGGAGGCCTCAAGCAGAGAGTCGGCCTCGCGGTTTCTCTCGTAAACGACCCTGATGTAGTCTTCCTTGATGAGCCCACCACTGGGCTCGACCCTAGGGCTCGGAGAGATGTCTGGGGAGTTGTGGAGCGGTTAAAGAGTCAAGGGAAAACAGTCTTCCTGACAACTCACTATATGGACGAGGCAGAGTTCCTAGCTGACATCGTATCAATAATTGACCACGGACAGATCATCGCGTCTGGAACCCCAGACCAATTGATAGACAGCCATGGCGGAAAGAAAACGCTCATCATCAGAGAAGCTGGCGAGCAGGGACTCAAACAACTACCTCCTGGCTTGCCTAAAGCTGAGCTCAGAAACGCAGGAGACATTGCCATTCCTCTAAACAATGGAGAACTTACAAACATCCTCATGAGCTTGGGACAGACCCCTTTGCACGACAAGGAGATCGAAGTTAGGCGTCCAACACTAGATGACGTATTTCTCAATCTAACAGGGCGCAGAGTTTCAGAGGAGGGAAACTGA
- a CDS encoding SDR family oxidoreductase yields MQNENVSDKVMKDKMVMVTGANSGIGKAASLALAKKGATVVMVARNKERGEAARDDIIRTTQNNSIDLLLADLSSLESVKTLASEFQKKYSRLHVLINNAGLFNQRRRVTPDGYENTFATNYLAPFLLTNLQLDLLKASAPSKIINVSSVGHYNGHINFDDLNLQTDYGGWKAYGQSKLALVLFTHELAKKLQGTGVTVNSVHPGTVATNIWTRPFGPVGFIMALPKLFMTSPEKGAETIVYLASSPDAKDLNGEYLEKLKVKKSSDESYDQEIAQRLWDVSAKLTHLS; encoded by the coding sequence ATGCAGAACGAAAATGTCTCGGACAAGGTAATGAAAGACAAAATGGTCATGGTTACCGGAGCCAATTCCGGGATTGGTAAAGCAGCCAGCCTCGCTCTTGCCAAGAAGGGCGCGACTGTCGTCATGGTCGCACGAAACAAGGAAAGAGGAGAAGCTGCAAGAGACGATATAATCAGAACAACTCAGAACAACTCAATCGATCTCCTACTCGCCGACTTATCGTCCCTCGAGTCGGTGAAGACCCTTGCATCAGAATTCCAGAAGAAATACTCCAGACTACATGTCCTGATCAACAATGCTGGGCTCTTCAACCAACGACGTCGCGTTACACCTGACGGTTACGAGAATACCTTCGCAACAAACTATCTCGCACCATTCCTTCTAACGAACCTCCAGTTAGACCTGCTGAAGGCAAGCGCTCCAAGCAAAATCATCAACGTTTCATCCGTGGGACACTACAATGGACACATCAACTTCGACGATCTGAACCTACAGACCGATTATGGCGGATGGAAAGCTTATGGACAATCGAAACTCGCCCTCGTCCTCTTCACACACGAACTCGCCAAGAAACTCCAGGGAACCGGGGTGACAGTCAACTCTGTCCATCCGGGAACTGTTGCGACCAACATCTGGACGAGACCTTTTGGCCCTGTAGGCTTCATCATGGCTTTGCCGAAATTGTTCATGACAAGTCCCGAGAAAGGAGCGGAGACAATTGTCTATCTCGCTTCCTCACCAGACGCAAAGGATCTCAACGGAGAATATCTGGAGAAGTTGAAGGTGAAGAAGTCCTCAGACGAGTCCTATGATCAGGAGATAGCGCAAAGACTATGGGACGTAAGCGCAAAACTAACCCATCTCTCCTAG
- a CDS encoding TetR/AcrR family transcriptional regulator, protein MPRVVPEYKEEARTRILTAANQVFGEKGYRQATMDDVAKKLGVSKGALYLYFASKEELFEAICRAEPLAFKEILYSTFSENKSPLESAGEFFDKMLKRSGSSSGLSFEIFSEASHNPGLRKILKKTRDEYAAILMSYLEEGRKRGFIDSDLDLRSITYALIGLWNGMETLVLTGLSVAEARNAWLEAFKAIFMHQPVHKRI, encoded by the coding sequence ATGCCACGTGTTGTCCCCGAATACAAAGAAGAAGCTAGAACACGTATTCTCACAGCCGCAAACCAGGTCTTTGGAGAAAAAGGATACCGCCAGGCAACAATGGACGACGTGGCCAAGAAACTCGGCGTGAGCAAAGGAGCACTCTACCTATACTTCGCCAGCAAGGAAGAACTATTCGAGGCCATCTGCCGAGCAGAACCCTTAGCATTCAAAGAGATCCTATACTCCACCTTTAGCGAAAACAAGAGCCCGCTAGAGAGCGCTGGCGAATTCTTTGACAAGATGCTGAAGCGATCCGGATCTAGCTCAGGACTGAGCTTCGAGATATTCTCAGAGGCATCTCACAACCCTGGTCTCCGAAAAATTCTCAAGAAGACTCGGGACGAATACGCAGCGATCCTGATGAGCTATTTGGAAGAGGGACGAAAGAGAGGCTTTATCGATAGTGACCTGGACCTGCGGTCGATAACCTATGCACTCATTGGTCTCTGGAACGGAATGGAGACATTGGTCCTGACAGGGCTTTCCGTTGCCGAGGCAAGGAACGCATGGCTTGAAGCGTTCAAGGCGATATTCATGCATCAACCAGTTCACAAACGAATCTAG
- a CDS encoding alkaline phosphatase family protein, with product MSVAKPRPGGINSNKIDHVVIIFKENHTFDNYFGTFPGANGMMMPRSPNPPPRDPDHRHSAWLTRQTTSVRQQFVEADIPAYFAYARKFTLCDQYFTDVAGPSTPNHLMVLAADSPFIDNPHPGDPSRIPSSLPLSLESHKLSWGNYGGYAFQYLSGVGGRNKSTSDQFAKDAAAGKLPNVSWVYATSQFDEHPPDPGKGPMGNVTTGMQWTVEQVNAIVKGGLWGRTAIFITWDDWGGWFDHVDPPNVEAWKLATPQPSYKGTQFRYGPRVPCLVLGPYAKNGYLSKKLHSHVSLVKFCESLFGLPALNQRDSQADDMSDCFDFTQTPSQPPH from the coding sequence ATGTCAGTCGCGAAGCCGAGGCCCGGCGGCATCAACTCCAATAAAATCGATCACGTTGTGATCATTTTCAAAGAGAATCACACCTTCGACAACTACTTCGGCACTTTTCCCGGCGCTAACGGGATGATGATGCCGAGATCCCCTAATCCTCCGCCAAGGGACCCAGACCATCGACACAGCGCATGGTTGACACGCCAGACGACCTCAGTCCGCCAACAATTCGTTGAAGCTGACATTCCCGCTTACTTTGCCTACGCGAGAAAATTCACCCTATGCGACCAGTACTTCACGGATGTTGCGGGACCATCCACGCCAAACCACTTGATGGTGTTGGCGGCTGATTCTCCCTTCATCGACAACCCCCACCCGGGCGACCCGTCGAGAATCCCTTCTTCGCTCCCTTTGAGCCTTGAATCGCACAAGTTGTCTTGGGGAAACTATGGCGGGTACGCGTTCCAGTATCTGAGTGGTGTTGGTGGGAGAAACAAATCTACGTCTGACCAGTTCGCCAAGGATGCGGCGGCGGGAAAACTGCCCAATGTCTCGTGGGTCTATGCTACGAGTCAGTTTGATGAGCATCCTCCTGACCCTGGGAAGGGTCCGATGGGGAATGTGACGACGGGTATGCAATGGACCGTGGAACAGGTGAATGCGATTGTGAAGGGAGGACTTTGGGGGAGGACTGCTATTTTTATAACATGGGATGACTGGGGCGGGTGGTTTGATCACGTCGATCCGCCGAATGTTGAGGCGTGGAAACTTGCGACTCCACAGCCATCTTACAAAGGGACACAGTTCCGGTACGGGCCACGGGTCCCATGTCTAGTACTGGGTCCATACGCGAAGAATGGTTATCTTTCAAAGAAGCTGCACTCGCACGTTAGCCTGGTCAAGTTCTGCGAATCATTGTTCGGACTACCTGCCCTAAATCAGCGAGATTCGCAGGCGGACGACATGTCGGACTGTTTCGATTTCACCCAGACTCCATCCCAACCACCTCACTGA
- a CDS encoding DUF1326 domain-containing protein — protein sequence MKKTEGSRLVKWNYKADIMTACSCDWGCPCNFNAPPTRGFCQGGWALKIADGKSGDIRLDRLGFALMAKWPRAIHEGGGTARIWIDSKATKEQGHILDQIVKGKMGGKPWPIFGPTIDTWLETSFLPLEWEFDGARSHFKFGSEVRLSMEPMRNPVTGKDVAAKIVLPDGLTCNELNMTSSQGFSVFAPGLKYAWSGKMAWYGSVEHGS from the coding sequence ATGAAGAAGACCGAGGGATCTCGCTTGGTCAAATGGAACTACAAGGCGGACATAATGACTGCATGTAGCTGCGACTGGGGATGTCCATGTAACTTCAACGCTCCCCCTACTCGAGGGTTCTGTCAGGGAGGGTGGGCTCTCAAAATTGCAGATGGCAAATCTGGTGACATACGACTCGACCGACTAGGTTTCGCTTTGATGGCCAAGTGGCCCAGAGCAATACATGAAGGGGGCGGCACTGCGAGAATATGGATAGACTCGAAGGCTACTAAGGAGCAGGGACACATCCTCGATCAGATCGTCAAAGGAAAGATGGGTGGGAAGCCATGGCCAATCTTCGGTCCAACGATTGATACCTGGCTGGAGACGTCATTTCTCCCCCTAGAGTGGGAGTTCGACGGAGCTAGGAGCCACTTCAAATTTGGCTCAGAGGTCCGTCTATCTATGGAGCCGATGCGAAATCCGGTGACGGGCAAGGACGTCGCGGCAAAGATCGTTCTGCCTGACGGTCTGACTTGTAATGAGCTGAACATGACGTCCTCGCAGGGTTTCTCAGTATTTGCTCCGGGACTGAAATATGCATGGTCCGGGAAAATGGCCTGGTACGGGTCCGTGGAACACGGGTCGTGA
- a CDS encoding DUF1326 domain-containing protein codes for MASKWNLAGSYFEACNCDVACPCVFTSAPTTGECTVLIAWHIESGKYADTSLNGLNVALGIYSAGHMLKVKWDAALYIDEKATQAQRDALTTIFAGKAGGPPAALAPFIGRVLGVKPVHIDFQAKGKQRFLHMPGIGDMEITAVEGAGGRDIIIENHPLSAVPNQPAVVAKSKKLALHDHGWNWNISEKNGFYSPFNIKGP; via the coding sequence ATGGCGAGCAAGTGGAATCTGGCCGGGTCGTATTTTGAGGCTTGCAACTGCGACGTTGCCTGCCCGTGCGTCTTCACTAGTGCACCAACAACTGGCGAGTGTACCGTTCTCATAGCATGGCATATCGAAAGTGGAAAGTATGCAGACACCTCCCTCAACGGTCTAAACGTAGCTCTGGGAATATATTCTGCGGGTCATATGCTCAAGGTCAAATGGGATGCGGCTCTCTACATCGATGAGAAGGCCACGCAGGCGCAGCGTGACGCTCTAACAACGATCTTTGCAGGAAAAGCTGGGGGTCCACCAGCGGCCCTCGCGCCCTTCATAGGAAGAGTGCTAGGTGTCAAACCGGTTCACATCGATTTCCAGGCCAAGGGCAAACAGCGCTTCCTGCATATGCCAGGCATCGGTGACATGGAGATCACAGCCGTAGAAGGCGCGGGTGGCCGAGACATAATAATAGAGAATCACCCTCTTTCCGCTGTCCCGAACCAGCCCGCCGTTGTAGCCAAATCAAAGAAGCTCGCGCTCCATGATCATGGATGGAACTGGAATATTTCCGAGAAAAATGGATTCTACTCTCCATTCAATATCAAAGGGCCCTAA
- a CDS encoding DUF2182 domain-containing protein produces MALGAWLVSAESNMPMAGMFDLVSFGFFTALWAVGMVAMMFPSLIPMVYALTSSARRELEENGSSGGLGRVLVSARAGLFVLGYVAIWTLVGVIFYLGITLLVQAGLPASFGTVRSWAGLILIGTGLYQFTRFKEMSLSKCRSPMTFILTSWRNGSTGAGIMGANYGWFCTKCCWVLMVGLLTVGAMSLPFMGVFALIIFVEKVAPFGNLFSKIVGGAFLAAGLYLLL; encoded by the coding sequence TTGGCTCTTGGTGCGTGGCTAGTAAGCGCGGAGTCGAATATGCCGATGGCGGGCATGTTTGATCTCGTCTCCTTCGGCTTCTTCACGGCCTTGTGGGCTGTGGGAATGGTTGCGATGATGTTTCCATCGCTTATTCCGATGGTCTATGCGCTCACCAGCTCGGCCCGGAGAGAGCTGGAGGAGAACGGGTCATCGGGAGGTCTCGGCCGCGTACTAGTCTCTGCAAGGGCGGGGCTGTTCGTTCTCGGATACGTTGCCATATGGACACTAGTAGGCGTCATATTCTACCTGGGAATCACTCTCCTGGTGCAGGCAGGATTACCGGCTAGCTTCGGTACCGTTCGTTCTTGGGCCGGACTGATACTGATCGGAACAGGCCTCTACCAATTCACACGGTTCAAGGAAATGTCGCTGTCGAAGTGTCGCAGTCCAATGACGTTTATTCTAACCAGTTGGCGGAACGGATCCACGGGAGCAGGAATCATGGGCGCGAACTACGGCTGGTTCTGTACCAAATGTTGCTGGGTCTTAATGGTAGGCCTCCTCACCGTCGGGGCCATGAGTCTACCATTCATGGGGGTCTTCGCGCTCATCATCTTTGTCGAGAAGGTTGCGCCGTTCGGCAATCTATTCTCTAAGATTGTTGGCGGTGCCTTTCTGGCAGCAGGTCTCTATCTGTTGCTATGA
- a CDS encoding cupredoxin domain-containing protein translates to MVTWSNRNLLIATVLLAAIVGSVTGLATSYLEHPGAAPQARDVYLFVVDQNFNSSQTRGLTSDYIYSSSLIVVNKGDTVTIHFYNPTDKAHSFTLNAPYANDAVVAAQSSTIQNATITITTNQAGSFNFHCKFHQPQMIGAIIVQG, encoded by the coding sequence ATGGTCACCTGGAGCAATCGCAACCTCCTCATCGCAACCGTGCTACTAGCAGCAATCGTTGGAAGCGTAACAGGACTAGCAACTAGTTATCTCGAGCATCCCGGTGCCGCGCCGCAAGCACGAGACGTATACTTGTTCGTTGTCGATCAGAACTTCAACTCCAGTCAGACAAGGGGGTTGACCTCGGACTACATCTACTCATCTAGCCTAATCGTTGTGAACAAGGGCGACACTGTGACCATTCACTTCTACAACCCGACTGACAAGGCTCACTCGTTCACACTCAACGCACCATACGCAAACGACGCTGTTGTTGCGGCCCAGTCAAGCACGATCCAGAACGCAACCATAACAATCACCACAAACCAAGCTGGAAGCTTCAATTTCCACTGTAAATTCCATCAACCACAGATGATAGGAGCGATCATCGTTCAGGGATAA
- a CDS encoding glycosyltransferase family A protein, with protein sequence MRLQDIDLLTPTIRDFSLPAVNSHHWRLDSTSPLSLAREKLIQDSDTDWVLFVDDDITWSPETLDRMFLAIDAKTGAIDTQILDRGITPHFTTSRVTRGWLGFTLVRREAVQDWHPPPLQRFEDEHLRRHILKKGFRYKRILDIAPVIHDYVAGRPTKHDHFLDGQGARRVFSRREKIWMVAKTPLFLRRGKVRFLAHYYFVSGMIH encoded by the coding sequence GTGAGGCTTCAAGACATCGACCTACTTACTCCTACCATCAGGGATTTTTCCCTTCCCGCCGTCAATTCTCATCACTGGAGACTGGACTCAACAAGCCCGCTTAGTTTGGCGCGGGAGAAGCTGATCCAGGACTCGGATACCGACTGGGTATTGTTCGTCGATGACGACATTACGTGGTCTCCCGAAACGCTCGATCGAATGTTTCTAGCGATTGACGCTAAGACTGGAGCTATCGACACTCAGATCCTTGATAGGGGGATAACTCCGCACTTCACAACTTCAAGGGTTACTCGAGGCTGGCTCGGGTTCACGCTAGTGAGGAGGGAGGCTGTTCAGGACTGGCATCCTCCACCTCTGCAAAGATTCGAGGATGAACATCTGAGAAGACACATTCTCAAGAAAGGTTTCCGGTACAAGAGGATTCTAGATATTGCGCCAGTGATTCACGATTATGTTGCTGGGAGACCGACCAAACATGACCATTTTCTCGATGGCCAGGGAGCTAGACGCGTGTTTTCGCGGAGGGAGAAGATCTGGATGGTCGCTAAGACTCCTCTCTTCCTCAGACGAGGAAAAGTTCGTTTCCTAGCTCACTATTATTTCGTGAGTGGAATGATCCACTAA